The following proteins are encoded in a genomic region of Polyangiaceae bacterium:
- a CDS encoding TolC family protein yields the protein MNLSRKAQYILPLAVALVTGCSSSTVATDVRDVNAFLAAQGRNIGQRPGAGSAISMPTEDAWENDGAEAPRILAKPLTADDAVKLALVQNRELRASMYELGIARGQAVQAGLLPNPEIEISLRAPQDPFQRLQADIGFEYDLSALILVPLRKGVADAELEATRVRVARDVLETAFQARLAFYDVQARQAVLDLQKRAFDAFQAGYAAAEELHRVGNLPDADLAIHRAAVEASRIDVAEAENALLDARERFNVAAGLSGQQVTWTIAGPLPPPEDMPVDAVVTEKKAITASLELAEIGRRMEAAAKRVGLHRTQGVMPHVSGGFHGEQDGISWELGGHVTVGLPIFDRAQGRIISAKSELGALRERYVAAAIGVRSSARMTQNRIESAGKRARHYQQALLPAREKALAETLLQYNAMHVSVFQVLDVQRRVTETGIAYTETLLDYWKARASLDQILAGGARPRALGAVSTGHTSSAGMDVGSGAGH from the coding sequence ATGAACCTATCACGAAAAGCTCAATACATTCTGCCGCTTGCCGTGGCGCTCGTCACCGGATGTTCTTCGTCGACCGTCGCGACGGACGTGCGCGATGTGAATGCGTTCTTGGCAGCGCAGGGGCGGAACATCGGTCAGCGTCCTGGCGCGGGTTCGGCCATATCGATGCCGACCGAGGATGCCTGGGAAAACGATGGTGCCGAGGCTCCGCGCATTTTGGCTAAGCCATTGACGGCCGACGATGCGGTCAAGCTGGCGCTCGTGCAAAATCGCGAATTGCGTGCATCGATGTACGAATTGGGCATTGCGCGCGGTCAGGCCGTGCAGGCGGGCCTGTTGCCGAATCCTGAAATCGAAATATCGCTAAGGGCGCCGCAGGATCCATTTCAGCGACTCCAAGCGGACATCGGCTTCGAATACGATCTTTCGGCCTTGATCCTCGTTCCGCTCCGCAAAGGCGTCGCCGATGCCGAGCTCGAAGCGACGCGTGTGCGCGTCGCACGTGACGTGCTGGAAACGGCGTTTCAGGCGCGCCTTGCATTTTACGACGTGCAGGCGAGGCAAGCGGTGCTCGATTTGCAAAAGCGCGCTTTCGACGCATTCCAGGCAGGATATGCGGCGGCCGAAGAGCTCCATCGCGTCGGTAACCTCCCAGACGCGGACCTGGCAATACATCGCGCGGCGGTCGAGGCTTCGCGCATCGACGTCGCCGAAGCGGAAAATGCGCTGCTCGATGCGCGAGAACGATTCAACGTCGCGGCTGGTTTGTCGGGACAGCAGGTCACGTGGACCATTGCGGGGCCTTTGCCGCCGCCCGAAGACATGCCCGTCGATGCGGTCGTGACGGAGAAAAAAGCGATCACGGCAAGCCTCGAATTGGCCGAGATTGGGCGGCGAATGGAAGCAGCAGCCAAACGCGTGGGGCTGCATCGCACCCAAGGCGTCATGCCGCACGTTTCGGGGGGATTTCACGGCGAACAGGACGGCATTTCCTGGGAGCTCGGTGGGCACGTCACCGTGGGTTTGCCCATTTTCGATCGAGCTCAGGGGCGGATCATCAGCGCCAAGAGCGAGCTCGGGGCATTGCGCGAAAGGTACGTGGCTGCCGCGATTGGCGTGCGTTCGAGCGCGCGCATGACGCAAAATCGAATCGAATCTGCAGGAAAGCGGGCTCGGCATTATCAGCAGGCCCTCTTGCCAGCTCGTGAAAAAGCGCTAGCAGAAACGCTCCTGCAATACAACGCGATGCACGTATCCGTGTTCCAGGTTTTGGATGTCCAGCGGCGCGTCACGGAAACGGGCATTGCCTATACCGAAACGCTCCTCGATTATTGGAAAGCTCGCGCATCGCTCGACCAAATTCTCGCTGGAGGCGCCCGACCTCGAGCGCTCGGGGCGGTCAGTACGGGACACACATCTTCGGCAGGCATGGACGTAGGCTCGGGTGCAGGACACTGA
- a CDS encoding protein kinase → MNSLRLPRNASSCGAVQEGDIIGGRFVLGKLAGQGGMGTVFRGHDRTTCKPVAVKVLAHHDADAIIRFDHEARVLAELGHPHIVRHVAHGATLDGTPYLVMEWLEGRSLAARLNEGRLPQAEAIDLATNVASALAAAHARGIVHRDVKPSNVFLVDGSVRAARVLDFGLAQAAAPGARLTRTGSVIGTPGYMAPEQAQGSRGRATARVDVFSLGALLFECLTGKPAFEGDGVMAILARVLLEEAPRVRAILPDIPEELDTLVARMLSRVPEARPADGAQVLHVLEQFGRGQSTTVSSERRTARNLGERENRLACIVLAAPISEATTGQSTPTLRTNLSQSRWNEVQRVATRHGGITSEFAGGGLLVRLHGCDDLLTRAAQCALAISHILEGFRVALVTGCADTARDLPYAELIGRAIHLLEFSVRQKSVVGVRIDQQSAALLDCRFEVAGPSDAPRLCRERSDLGMSRLLLDKPIPFTGRKREIGTLVDFLAEGLEEGEAATALVVAHAGMGKSRLAGEVLKELFQKIPNLIVGIGRPGATCAKFSVLADLVRHVIPFRARASRKDVSRALEMVMTEGNATGPERLAGFFLDERDAHDSTPAPSVEQVRQAWLDLLGALARRGPLLFIVEDAQWADTASMDLLHDALAEVDIPPFGVLALARPEIRERGFGLFFRRDVQEMRLGSLTQKAGREFATKFVSGGSGAIESIVARSEGHPMLLEELIRSAAAGRAGFAPETLLAVHGPQMSRLPADAQQALRLASLVGDTFWLGAVLALQEATNAEADLRRIFSQLVTSGIIARRRTSRIPNDIEYMFAQPTMREAFLATWTSDDRQYARGIAEEWFDKPDIRAALQGGEEQALSERRGKT, encoded by the coding sequence ATGAACAGCTTGCGTTTGCCGCGAAATGCTTCATCTTGCGGTGCCGTGCAGGAGGGAGACATCATCGGCGGTCGCTTCGTTCTCGGAAAACTTGCCGGACAAGGCGGGATGGGAACCGTTTTTCGAGGCCACGATCGTACGACATGCAAACCCGTGGCGGTCAAAGTGCTCGCGCACCACGACGCGGATGCAATCATCCGGTTCGACCACGAAGCCCGCGTGCTCGCGGAGCTTGGTCATCCGCACATCGTGCGGCACGTGGCGCATGGAGCAACGCTCGACGGCACACCGTACCTCGTCATGGAGTGGCTCGAAGGTCGAAGTTTGGCCGCGCGCCTGAATGAAGGACGATTGCCGCAAGCCGAAGCCATCGATTTGGCCACGAATGTCGCGTCGGCCCTGGCCGCGGCGCACGCCCGAGGCATCGTGCATCGGGATGTAAAACCAAGCAATGTTTTTCTCGTGGATGGCTCGGTACGCGCGGCACGCGTGCTCGATTTCGGTTTGGCTCAAGCGGCCGCTCCGGGCGCTCGATTGACGCGCACGGGGAGCGTCATTGGAACGCCCGGCTACATGGCTCCGGAGCAAGCGCAAGGTTCGCGTGGACGAGCGACTGCGCGCGTCGACGTTTTTTCGCTTGGTGCATTGTTATTCGAATGTTTGACGGGGAAACCTGCATTCGAGGGAGATGGTGTGATGGCCATTTTGGCGCGCGTGTTGCTCGAAGAGGCACCGCGTGTTCGCGCCATTTTGCCTGACATTCCCGAAGAGCTCGATACGCTCGTCGCGCGCATGCTGTCGCGCGTGCCGGAAGCTCGTCCGGCCGATGGAGCGCAGGTATTGCACGTGCTCGAGCAATTTGGACGTGGTCAATCGACGACGGTATCGAGCGAGCGACGCACGGCGCGCAATTTGGGTGAACGGGAAAATCGACTCGCCTGCATCGTGCTCGCCGCCCCGATTTCCGAAGCAACGACGGGACAATCGACGCCGACTTTGCGCACGAATTTGTCTCAATCGCGGTGGAACGAAGTGCAGCGCGTGGCCACGCGGCATGGTGGAATTACATCGGAGTTTGCCGGCGGCGGACTTCTCGTTCGGCTTCACGGCTGCGACGACCTGCTTACTCGAGCGGCCCAATGTGCGCTCGCAATATCGCACATCCTCGAAGGATTTCGCGTTGCGCTCGTGACGGGATGCGCCGATACGGCGCGAGATTTGCCCTATGCAGAGCTCATTGGGCGGGCCATTCATTTGCTGGAATTTTCCGTACGGCAAAAAAGCGTCGTGGGGGTGCGGATCGATCAGCAATCTGCCGCGCTTCTCGATTGTCGCTTCGAGGTCGCAGGGCCCAGCGATGCACCGCGCTTGTGCCGCGAACGTAGCGATCTTGGAATGTCCAGGCTCCTCTTGGACAAACCAATTCCATTCACGGGGCGAAAACGCGAAATTGGAACGCTCGTGGACTTTTTGGCCGAAGGGCTCGAAGAGGGCGAGGCAGCAACGGCGCTCGTCGTTGCGCATGCAGGAATGGGAAAGTCTCGGCTCGCGGGAGAAGTGCTGAAAGAATTATTTCAAAAAATTCCTAATTTGATTGTCGGCATCGGACGACCAGGTGCGACGTGCGCCAAGTTTAGCGTGCTTGCAGACCTGGTTCGACACGTCATCCCGTTTCGCGCACGGGCATCACGAAAGGATGTCAGCCGCGCGCTCGAAATGGTCATGACGGAAGGGAACGCTACCGGGCCCGAAAGGTTGGCGGGGTTTTTCCTGGACGAACGGGACGCGCACGACTCGACGCCCGCTCCGTCGGTCGAACAAGTGCGCCAAGCGTGGCTCGACCTGCTCGGGGCTCTTGCACGACGCGGGCCGCTGCTATTCATCGTCGAAGACGCGCAATGGGCCGATACCGCATCGATGGATTTGTTGCACGATGCGCTTGCCGAGGTGGATATTCCTCCATTCGGAGTTTTGGCGCTCGCACGGCCGGAAATACGCGAACGTGGCTTTGGACTATTTTTCCGGCGAGACGTTCAAGAAATGCGCCTCGGGTCATTGACTCAAAAAGCGGGGCGCGAGTTTGCTACGAAGTTCGTCTCCGGTGGCTCGGGCGCCATTGAATCGATCGTGGCTCGCTCGGAAGGGCATCCCATGCTGCTCGAAGAACTGATTCGATCTGCCGCGGCGGGTCGCGCTGGGTTTGCCCCGGAAACGCTGCTCGCCGTACACGGGCCTCAGATGTCGCGACTGCCCGCGGATGCTCAACAAGCGCTGCGGCTGGCGAGTCTCGTGGGCGACACGTTTTGGCTCGGTGCGGTGCTGGCATTGCAAGAGGCAACGAATGCAGAAGCGGACTTGCGTCGGATTTTCAGCCAGCTCGTGACAAGTGGGATCATTGCACGTCGTCGCACGAGCCGCATTCCGAACGACATCGAATACATGTTCGCGCAACCGACGATGCGCGAAGCATTTCTGGCGACGTGGACGAGCGACGATCGACAATACGCTCGCGGCATCGCAGAGGAATGGTTCGACAAACCCGATATTCGAGCAGCGCTGCAGGGAGGCGAAGAGCAGGCTCTTTCGGAGAGGAGGGGAAAGACGTGA